A stretch of Caenorhabditis elegans chromosome IV DNA encodes these proteins:
- the smf-3 gene encoding NRAMP-like transporter smf-3 (Confirmed by transcript evidence), producing the protein MEGEMKCPIEEIREKPEMRKAQQTYEVQVEVEDTPDTTFSWRKLWAFTGPGFLMSIAYLDPGNIESDLQAGAISYFKLIWVLLVAHIMGLLLQRLAARLGVVSGKHMAEIAFSYYPKIPRLVLWMLVESAIVGSDMQEVIGTAISFYLLSNGVIPLWAGVLITICDTFTFLFLEKYGVRKFEAFFCFLITCMAITFGYEFGVSAPDAGKMFSGMFVPWCNGCDNNMVMQGVAIIGAVIMPHNFYLHSALVKSRRVDRRRAEKVTEANKYFFIESAFALFVSFIINTLVISVFAQGMYGKTNQDIRDTCYNNTHNGMPDFYKVEFPANNDAAQSDIYHAGIFLGCTFGIFALYVWAVGILAAGQSSTMTGTYAGQFAMEGFIQIKLPQWKRILITRSLAILPTLAVVIFSGGIDNISSLNDFLNCLQLIQLPFALIPVLTFVSDRNIMHEYKLASVSKVVSIVISLIILFINFYFLYSWIGSTFGYNAVSIPITIFCAIFYIIFIAYLTYYCLVAMEFISPIQTKWLAEPIYHDFDAPWLEDSENPSTKNTISDDELSMRY; encoded by the exons acaaccTTCAGTTGGCGTAAGCTCTGGGCATTCACAGGCCCCGGTTTCCTAATGTCAATCGCCTACCTGGACCCGGGAAACATTGAAAGCGACCTTCAAGCCGGAGCAATTTCCTACTTTAAGCTCATCTGGGTGCTCCTAGTGGCCCACATAATGGGTCTCCTGCTCCAAAGACTTGCTGCAAGACTTGGAGTGGTGTCTGGAAAGCATATGGCGGAAATTGCGTTCAGTTATTACCCGAAAATTCCTCGTTTGGTACTGTGGATGTTGGTAGAGTCGGCGATTGTTGGAAGTGACATGCAGGAAGTCATCGGAACTGCCATCTCGTTTTATTTGCTTTCTAACGGAGT aatcccTCTCTGGGCAGGTGTCTTAATTACAATCTGCGATACCTTCACCTTCTTGTTCCTGGAAAAGTACGGAGTGCGAAAGTTTGAAGCATTCTTCTGTTTTCTGATCACTTGTATGGCAATTACTTTTGGTTATGAGTTTGGAGTTAGTGCTCCTGATgcg gGAAAAATGTTCTCCGGAATGTTTGTGCCATGGTGCAATGGCTGCGACAATAACATGGTGATGCAAGGGGTAGCGATTATTGGTGCTGTAATTATGCCACATAACTTCTACCTTCACTCGGCACTTGTCAAG AGCCGAAGAGTGGACCGCCGGAGAGCTGAAAAAGTGACAGAAgcgaataaatattttttcattgaaagtgcttttgctctttttgtgtCGTTTATTATTAACACTTTGGTCATATCGGTTTTTGCACAAGGAATGTATGGAAAGACGAATCAGGATATT CGCGACACCTGCTACAACAATACTCACAATGGAATGCCGGATTTCTATAAAGTAGAGTTCCCAGCAAACAATGATGCTGCTCAATCGGATATCTATCATGCCGGAATCTTTCTTGGATGCACTTTTGGAATCTTTGCACTTTATGTGTGGGCGGTGGGGATTCTGGCCGCTGGACAATCTTCTACAATGACCGGTACTTATGCTGGACAGTTTGCTATGGAG GGCTTTATCCAAATCAAACTTCCCCAATGGAAGCGTATCCTTATCACCCGATCTTTGGCAATCCTTCCAACTCTTGCTGTAGTGATCTTCTCCGGCGGAATCGATAATATCTCAagtttgaatgattttttgaattgcttGCAG CTGATTCAACTTCCGTTCGCTTTAATTCCAGTGCTGACATTTGTATCGGATAGAAATATTATGCACGAGTATAAGCTAGCAAG tgtctcCAAAGTGGTCTCCATTGTGATTTCCttgataattttattcatcaaCTTTTATTTCTTATACTCTTGGATTGGATCAACATTTGGTTATAATGCAGTTTCTATTCCAATCACTATTTTTTGCGCGATTTTCTACATTATTTTCATCGCATATTTG acgtaTTATTGCCTTGTCGCAATGGAATTCATCTCACCCATTCAAACA aaatggcTCGCGGAGCCCATCTACCACGATTTCGATGCTCCTTGGCTGGAGGACTCGGAAAATCCATCgacgaaaaatacaatttccgACGACGAACTGTCTATGCGATATTGA
- the ngn-1 gene encoding Helix-loop-helix protein ngn-1 (Confirmed by transcript evidence) has translation MYHHSPFYPHHLQTGEQDLDMERENDMDQNSKNSTQKPVKREKRRYRCRKRSPATIERAKTVRRDKANARERRRMNSLNDALEHLRGILPALPDEPKMTKIETLRKAQEYIASLSFQLSGGSPDSSQCCETGSCGLCSASQSLQSTPFQSPCFPQPLQYPSSYSNPPSQMYYHHHHQSPSFPHH, from the exons ATGTACCATCATTCACCATTCTACCCGCATCATTTGCAAACTGGCGAGCAAGATTTAGATATGGAACGAGAAAATGATATGGATCAG aactcCAAGAATTCTACACAAAAGCCTGTAAAACGAGAAAAACGGAGATATAGATGCCGAAAGCGGAGCCCAGCGACAATCGAACGAGCAAAAACCGTCAGAAGAGATAAGGCTAATGCTCGAGAACGTCGGAGAATGAATAGTTTGAATGATGCGTTGGAGCATCTACGTGGCATACTTCCAGCTCTTCCAGATGAGccaaaaatgacgaaaatcgAGACTTTGAGGAAAGCCCAAGA atacATCGCCAGTCTAAGCTTCCAACTATCCGGCGGCTCCCCAGACTCCTCTCAGTGCTGCGAGACGGGTTCCTGTGGCCTGTGCTCCGCGAGCCAATCTCTTCAGTCCACACCATTCCAATCACCATGCTTCCCAcaaccactacagtacccctcatcctacagtaatccaccGTCGCAAATGTActaccatcatcatcatcagagCCCAAGCTTCCCACATCATtga